The Haloprofundus salinisoli region AAACCCAGAAATCACGTACAAGAGGTCTCTCTGGAAGCCACTCAAGTCGTGCATATGATATAATCCACAAATTTGTATATAATAGTTCGTAGCTTCACATATACTGACACGTGTGGATGGGTCGTTGGTGTCCGGACGGTCAGTGTGAGAGCCTCTCGGCTCCACCGAAGTACGGGTAACAGCCAGTACACCCTCCGTAGACGAAGTAACTCTGTGGAGCTGTGGACGTTGACCAATCCTCTACCGGGTACTGAAGACATCTCGTGAGATCTGGCTGCCAATAAACTGGTTGTCTCGCCGATTTTTGATTTCGAGATTCTCCTTTGGTCTCCGCAGAGCGTTTTTGTGAGATTCTTGCGGCGCTTCAGGCTTCGTCAGGTCTGCGACACTCTACCGTGTTCGAGCGTCGGATTGAAGATATACAGACACGTAGTTCCGCTGGAAATCGCTCGGTCAACCCGATAACACGCTGGATCTCCGCAGTTCCACGAGTCGATTTCCCTTCCAGTACATGAGCAAATACGACGACCTCTTCGCCGAGACTGCCCCGACGAACAGCGTGTTCGCCGACAAAGCAGCGTTGAATCCACTAACGCCCTCTGCAGAAATCGTCGCGCGCGCCGTCCAGGAACGGCGGCTGGCGACGCTTCTCAACGGCGTCCACGAGGGGTATCTCCCACCGACGGTGTCGGTGTACGGCCCGCCGGGGACGGGCAAGACGATGACGACGCGGCGAGTCTGCGAGGAGTTCGCCGCCCGCCACGACGAGGTGGCCGTCGAGTACGTCAACCTCAAGGAGTGTCGGACGATATTCAGCGTCGCAAACGAGCTCCTGCGCGTGCTTTCGGGCGAGTCCAAGCAGGCGTGGGAGGGACTCGACGGCGTCTTCGGCGGCATCTGGGAGGCGCTCGAGGGATATCCCGAGTGGACTGTGCTCATTCTCGACGAGATCGACCACGTCGCTCACGACTCCAACTACGACCCAAACGAGTTCTTCTACCGACTGCTGCGCGGGGAACGGCGGCTGCAACGAGGCATCCAGCTGTCGGTGTTTCTGTTGAGCAACGAGTTACTGGAGGTGGATTTGCGTTTGGATAGTCGCGTCAAGAGCGCGATGAGCGGCGAACAGCTCTTCTTTCCGCCGTACTCGGAGCCGCGGTTGCGACGGGTGCTCGCGCCGCGCGTCGATCGGGCGTTCAAAGCAGATGTGTTGCCCGAGGCGGTGTTCGAGTACGGGGTTCGGCAGGCGGCGATGCGGTGGGGTGATGCGCGACGGACGATGACGCTGTTTCGCAGAGCCGGCGAGACCGCGAACGAGCGTGGGCTGGCAGTGCTCGACGAGGACTGTATCGACGCCAACCTCGAGTTGACCGAGAAGGAAGAGACGATCGAGAAACTGCTGCAGGTGCCGTTCCAGCAGTATTTCGTCCTCCAGGCGGTGACTGGATACGAAGATA contains the following coding sequences:
- a CDS encoding Cdc6/Cdc18 family protein yields the protein MSKYDDLFAETAPTNSVFADKAALNPLTPSAEIVARAVQERRLATLLNGVHEGYLPPTVSVYGPPGTGKTMTTRRVCEEFAARHDEVAVEYVNLKECRTIFSVANELLRVLSGESKQAWEGLDGVFGGIWEALEGYPEWTVLILDEIDHVAHDSNYDPNEFFYRLLRGERRLQRGIQLSVFLLSNELLEVDLRLDSRVKSAMSGEQLFFPPYSEPRLRRVLAPRVDRAFKADVLPEAVFEYGVRQAAMRWGDARRTMTLFRRAGETANERGLAVLDEDCIDANLELTEKEETIEKLLQVPFQQYFVLQAVTGYEDSDGEIVQPVTTAQIHKAYSRFELPARATLGERAIRETVTELETMGLVETWIDSRGRDGRVKQIRTTFDPEWVLEARPAYLEALRRTQAETDEE